The following nucleotide sequence is from Fructobacillus americanaquae.
AAACAACAATTGACATTAGAAGACCTCCCCGGCTTTTTCAGCCTTGGCAACGATATCGGCCGGCAAAGTAATGCCAAGCGTTTTCGCTGTTTGTTGGTTGATGACGTAATTTCCCTTCGTGACGTTGTAAACTGGCATCGTTGCAGTTTTCTTCTTGCCACTAAGGACTTGGGCAGCCATCCGACCAGCCTGATAACCAATTTCATACTGTGAATTAGAAAAAGTAACCAAACCACCGTCTTTAACCATTGAATCAGCAGCCGGAATCACAGCAACATGTGCTTGGTTAGCGACGGCCACTAAAGTCTTCATCGCCGTGGCAACACCGTTATCTTGCGGTGCGTAAACAGCGTCAACCTGGCTGACCATCGTGGTTGCCACCTGTTGCATGTCATTAGTAGAAGCAATCGTATAGTTTTTGACTTGATAGCCGGCCTGTTTTAATGCACTGGTCATTTTTTTTGCATTATAAGTCCCACCGGCATCAGAAGAAGTTGAAATGACTCCGATTGTCTTTGCTTTTGGTAAGACTTCCTTGAAGACAGCAATCTGCTTTTCATAAGGAGAATCGCCACCGACACCAGTAATATTAGCGCCAGGATGAGCATCTGATTTTACTAGTTTTGAACCGCTAGGGTTAGTAATGCCCGCTAAGATAACGGGATTCTTCCCATCGGCAGCCTTTGCTAAGGAAAGAGCTGCTGGCGTAGCGATTCCAACAGTTAAGTTTTCGTTTTTATTGGCAAAATTTTGAGCCATGGTTTTTAAA
It contains:
- the trpX gene encoding tryptophan ABC transporter substrate-binding protein, with translation MNKRLLTVTSFIALFLVVAFFTTGNTNTSSKKGIPTVGILQLVTHPALDQIHQGVVAGLAAGGYTAGKNVKIDYQNAQADQANLKTMAQNFANKNENLTVGIATPAALSLAKAADGKNPVILAGITNPSGSKLVKSDAHPGANITGVGGDSPYEKQIAVFKEVLPKAKTIGVISTSSDAGGTYNAKKMTSALKQAGYQVKNYTIASTNDMQQVATTMVSQVDAVYAPQDNGVATAMKTLVAVANQAHVAVIPAADSMVKDGGLVTFSNSQYEIGYQAGRMAAQVLSGKKKTATMPVYNVTKGNYVINQQTAKTLGITLPADIVAKAEKAGEVF